The Bos indicus x Bos taurus breed Angus x Brahman F1 hybrid chromosome 3, Bos_hybrid_MaternalHap_v2.0, whole genome shotgun sequence genome includes a window with the following:
- the LOC113890517 gene encoding putative selection and upkeep of intraepithelial T-cells protein 1 homolog, whose amino-acid sequence MEMTGQSFSRYFVATLLLQMITPSSEQFTVNGIEGPILAPLGGKVELSCQLSPPQTAEHMEIRWFRNHYKRPVHLYKDGKDLYGETISNYVERTELLTDAIGEGKVTLRIFSVNADDDGTYHCFFKDGDFYEEAITEVKVTATSLETQILVHPPNTKGLLVECNSGGWFPQPQMEWRDSREEIIPPSSKSHSQDTDKLFNMKMTLLIQSTHGNVTCYLRNPVTGQEEKISIVLSNKPFLWNTVWKLILGLILALPLTFTMASSIALHHRLQSCSCNALPPWLVGILIFLTSFSMIVSLIFYLHYRKRVPISDPHFELDVMWLEDMTVILCVLMVFITMIISSAYFRLRVKLHVH is encoded by the exons AGCAGTTCACAGTGAATGGTATAGAGGGGCCAATCTTGGCTCCACTGGGTGGAAAAGTTGAGCTCAGTTGCCAGCTGTCCCCACCACAGACTGCAGAACACATGGAGATACGCTGGTTCCGGAACCACTACAAAAGACCTGTTCACCTGTACAAGGATGGTAAAGACTTGTATGGAGAAACCATCTCTAATTATGTGGAGCGGACAGAGCTCCTCACAGACGCTATTGGAGAGGGTAAGGTGACCCTCAGAATCTTTAGTGTGAATGCTGATGATGACGGGACGTACCACTGTTTCTTCAAAGATGGTGATTTCTATGAGGAGGCCATCACAGAGGTAAAGGTCACAG CTACAAGCCTAGAAACACAGATTCTGGTGCATCCTCCTAATACCAAAGGTCTTTTAGTGGAGTGTAATTCAGGAGGTTGGTTTCCACAGCCTCAAATGGAATGGAGAGACAGCAGAGAAGAGATCATCCCACCTTCCTCAAAATCCCATTCACAAGATACAGACAAATTGTTCAACATGAAGATGACCCTTCTAATACAGAGCACCCATGGAAATGTCACCTGCTACCTTCGAAACCCTGTAACTGGTCAAGAGGAGAAGATAAGCATTGTACTATCAA ATAAACCGTTTCTATGGAATACAGTTTGGAAGTTGATTCTGGGCTTAATTCTGGCTCTACCACTGACCTTTACCATGGCATCCAGTATTGCTCTACATCATAGATTGCAAA gttgctCCTGCAATGCACTACCTCCTTGGTTAGTGGGCATACTAATATTCttgacttcattcagtatgattgTCTCCCTCATTTTCTATTTGCATTACAGAAAAAGAG TCCCCATTTCAGATCCACATTTCGAGTTGGATGTCATGTGGCTGGAGGATATGACTGTGATCCTGTGTGTTCTGATGGTCTTCATCACCATGATCATTTCCTCTGCTTACTTTAGACTCAGAG TGAAACTACACGTTCATTGA